In a genomic window of Streptomyces roseoviridis:
- a CDS encoding PT domain-containing protein codes for MTAASLLLAPVASATGKPKGDNGTVKIHDSKTGEELKHNEPKVCSFYLDAFGFDAEQKVQWHIEAWAKNEQEKGTTVKEGTIVLDGDGHERTEDMTLPNGQYKLFWNFEGENGRAKHKVFKTDCPTDKPTDKPTDKPTDKPTDKPTDKPTDKPTDKPGTETPGTSESPSASPSTPGATNAPGSNGGNGGNGGDSDGNLAETGSSAPVGIIAAAAVALAGAGAFLVSRRRKAQQH; via the coding sequence GTGACCGCGGCTTCTCTGCTGCTCGCCCCGGTCGCCTCCGCCACCGGTAAGCCCAAGGGCGACAACGGCACCGTGAAGATCCACGACTCCAAGACCGGTGAGGAGCTCAAGCACAACGAGCCCAAGGTCTGCTCCTTCTACCTCGACGCGTTCGGCTTCGACGCCGAGCAGAAGGTCCAGTGGCACATCGAGGCCTGGGCCAAGAACGAGCAGGAGAAGGGCACCACGGTCAAGGAGGGCACCATCGTCCTCGACGGTGACGGCCACGAGCGCACCGAGGACATGACGCTCCCGAACGGCCAGTACAAGCTGTTCTGGAACTTCGAGGGCGAGAACGGCCGCGCCAAGCACAAGGTCTTCAAGACCGACTGCCCGACGGACAAGCCGACCGACAAGCCCACGGACAAGCCGACGGACAAGCCGACCGACAAGCCCACGGACAAGCCCACGGACAAGCCGACCGACAAGCCCGGCACCGAGACGCCCGGCACCTCCGAGTCGCCGTCCGCTTCCCCGTCCACGCCCGGCGCCACCAACGCCCCCGGCAGCAACGGCGGCAACGGCGGCAACGGCGGTGACTCGGACGGCAACCTGGCCGAGACCGGTTCCAGCGCCCCCGTCGGCATCATCGCCGCCGCCGCCGTCGCCCTCGCGGGTGCCGGTGCGTTCCTGGTGAGCCGTCGCCGCAAGGCGCAGCAGCACTGA
- the pth gene encoding aminoacyl-tRNA hydrolase yields the protein MTDDANAPWLIVGLGNPGPEYAGNRHNVGFMVVDLLAERMGGKFKRAQKAQAQVVEGRMGPPGPANRRVVLAKPMSYMNLSGGPVTALRDFYKVPTARVVAVHDELDIDYGVLRLKLGGGDNGHNGLKSMTKAMGAEYHRLRFGIGRPPGRMQVADFVLKDFSSAERKELDYFVDRAADAVECLVTEGLERAQSAYNS from the coding sequence ATGACGGACGACGCGAACGCCCCCTGGCTGATCGTCGGCCTCGGCAATCCGGGCCCGGAGTACGCGGGGAACCGGCACAACGTGGGTTTCATGGTGGTGGACCTGCTGGCCGAGCGGATGGGCGGGAAGTTCAAGCGGGCGCAGAAGGCGCAGGCGCAGGTGGTGGAGGGCCGGATGGGTCCGCCGGGGCCGGCGAACCGGCGGGTGGTGCTGGCCAAGCCGATGTCGTACATGAATCTGTCGGGCGGGCCGGTGACGGCGTTGCGGGACTTCTACAAGGTGCCGACGGCGCGTGTGGTGGCGGTGCACGACGAGCTGGACATCGATTACGGGGTGCTGCGGCTGAAGCTCGGTGGTGGTGACAACGGGCACAACGGTCTGAAGTCGATGACGAAGGCGATGGGCGCGGAGTACCACCGGCTGCGGTTCGGTATCGGCCGGCCGCCGGGGCGGATGCAGGTGGCGGATTTCGTGCTGAAGGACTTCTCGTCGGCGGAGCGCAAGGAGCTGGACTATTTCGTGGACCGGGCGGCGGATGCGGTGGAGTGCCTGGTGACGGAGGGCCTGGAGCGGGCGCAGTCGGCGTACAACTCCTGA
- a CDS encoding 50S ribosomal protein L25/general stress protein Ctc, producing the protein MSEVKLAASLRTEFGKGAARKIRRDAKVPGVLYGHGSDPIHLTLPGHELTLALRTPNVLLSLDIEGRGTELAIPKAAQRDPLKGFLEHVDLLLVQRGEKVTVEIVVETEGDLAPGAFLVENVLNTISVEAEATHLPESVTVSIAGLQAGDSILAKDVALPKGATLVTDPEAVVIQILAAQAEEPAAEGEGSEGAEA; encoded by the coding sequence ATGTCCGAGGTCAAGCTCGCCGCTTCCCTCCGCACCGAGTTCGGCAAGGGTGCCGCCCGCAAGATCCGTCGTGACGCCAAGGTTCCCGGCGTTCTCTACGGTCACGGTTCGGACCCGATCCACCTGACCCTTCCGGGCCACGAGCTGACGCTGGCGCTGCGTACGCCGAACGTTCTGCTGTCCCTGGACATCGAGGGCCGTGGCACCGAGCTGGCGATCCCGAAGGCCGCTCAGCGTGACCCGCTGAAGGGTTTCCTGGAGCACGTCGACCTGCTGCTGGTCCAGCGGGGCGAGAAGGTCACCGTCGAGATCGTCGTCGAGACCGAGGGTGACCTGGCTCCGGGTGCCTTCCTGGTCGAGAACGTGCTGAACACGATCTCCGTCGAGGCCGAGGCCACCCACCTGCCCGAGTCCGTGACGGTGTCGATCGCGGGCCTGCAGGCCGGTGACTCGATCCTCGCCAAGGACGTGGCGCTGCCGAAGGGCGCGACCCTGGTGACGGACCCCGAGGCCGTCGTCATCCAGATCCTGGCCGCGCAGGCCGAGGAGCCGGCTGCCGAGGGCGAGGGCTCCGAGGGCGCCGAGGCCTGA
- a CDS encoding ribose-phosphate diphosphokinase, with protein MTGIKTTGEKKLMLFSGRAHPELAEEVAHQLGVGIVPTKAFDFANGEIYVRFQESARGADCFLIQSHTAPINKWIMEQLIMIDALKRASARSITVIIPSYGYARQDKKHRGREPISARLVADLLKTAGAHRILTVDLHTDQIQGFFDGPVDHLSALPVLADYVGAKVDRTKLTIVSPDAGRVRVADRWCDRLDAPLAIVHKRRDKDVANQVTVHEVVGDVEGRVCVLVDDMVDTAGTICAAADALFAHGAEDVIVTATHGILSGPAADRLKNSKVSEFVFTDTLPDPSSLELDKITVLSIAPTIARAVREVFEDGSVTSLFEEQ; from the coding sequence GTGACCGGGATCAAGACGACCGGCGAGAAGAAGCTGATGCTCTTCTCCGGCCGCGCCCACCCCGAGCTGGCCGAGGAGGTCGCACACCAGCTGGGTGTCGGCATCGTGCCGACCAAGGCTTTCGACTTCGCCAACGGTGAGATCTATGTCCGCTTCCAGGAGTCCGCGCGCGGTGCGGACTGCTTCTTGATCCAGAGCCACACGGCTCCGATCAACAAGTGGATCATGGAGCAGTTGATCATGATCGATGCTCTGAAGCGGGCTTCGGCCCGGAGCATCACGGTGATCATTCCGTCGTACGGCTATGCGCGTCAGGACAAGAAGCACCGTGGTCGTGAGCCGATCTCGGCGCGTCTGGTGGCGGATCTGCTGAAGACGGCGGGTGCGCACCGGATCCTGACCGTGGATCTGCACACGGACCAGATCCAGGGCTTCTTCGACGGTCCGGTGGATCATCTGTCGGCGCTGCCGGTGCTCGCGGACTACGTGGGTGCGAAGGTGGACCGGACGAAGCTGACGATCGTGTCTCCGGACGCGGGTCGTGTGCGGGTGGCGGACCGGTGGTGTGACCGTCTGGACGCGCCGCTGGCGATCGTGCACAAGCGTCGTGACAAGGACGTGGCGAACCAGGTGACGGTCCACGAGGTCGTGGGTGACGTCGAGGGTCGTGTGTGTGTCCTGGTGGACGACATGGTGGACACGGCGGGCACGATCTGTGCGGCGGCCGATGCGCTGTTCGCGCATGGTGCGGAGGATGTGATCGTGACGGCGACGCACGGCATCCTGTCGGGTCCGGCGGCTGATCGGCTGAAGAATTCGAAGGTGAGCGAGTTCGTGTTCACGGACACGCTGCCGGATCCGAGTTCGCTGGAGCTGGACAAGATCACGGTGCTGTCGATCGCGCCGACGATCGCGCGTGCGGTGCGTGAGGTGTTCGAGGACGGTTCGGTGACGAGCCTGTTCGAGGAGCAGTGA
- the glmU gene encoding bifunctional UDP-N-acetylglucosamine diphosphorylase/glucosamine-1-phosphate N-acetyltransferase GlmU: protein MSANRPAAVVVLAAGEGTRMKSKTPKVLHEIAGRSLVGHVVSAARELEPEDLVVVVGHAREQVKGHLDAFYAGTRTAVQEEQNGTGHAVRTALAELGRAPEGTVVVVCGDTPLLSGETLRALAATHAADGNAVTVLTAEVPDATGYGRIVRDVVSGAVTEIVEHKDATEEQRAIREINSGVFAFDGVLLADALGKVRTDNSQGEEYLTDVLSILREAGHRVGASVAVDHREILGINNRVQLAEARALLNARLLERAMLAGVTVVDPASTFVDVTVTFEPDATVLPNTLLLGSTHVAEDAVVGPNSRLKDTRVGRGARVDNTVADGAVVGEGASVGPYAYLRPGTDLGARSKAGTYVEMKNAVIGEGTKVPHLSYVGDATIGEFTNIGAASVFVNYDGEAKHHTTIGSHCRTGSDNMFVAPITIGDGVYTAAGSVITKDVPPGSLAVARGQQRNIEGWVARKRPGSAAAQAALAASEKSAGES, encoded by the coding sequence GTGAGCGCCAACCGCCCGGCCGCCGTCGTCGTCCTCGCAGCGGGTGAGGGCACCCGCATGAAGTCGAAGACCCCCAAGGTCCTGCACGAGATCGCCGGGCGGTCGCTCGTCGGGCATGTCGTGTCCGCCGCTCGTGAGCTGGAGCCCGAGGACCTGGTCGTGGTCGTGGGGCATGCGCGGGAGCAGGTGAAGGGGCATCTGGACGCGTTCTACGCGGGGACCCGGACGGCCGTGCAGGAGGAGCAGAACGGCACGGGGCACGCGGTGCGGACGGCTCTGGCGGAGCTGGGACGGGCGCCCGAGGGGACCGTGGTGGTGGTGTGCGGTGACACGCCGCTGCTGTCGGGCGAGACGCTGCGGGCGCTGGCCGCGACGCATGCCGCCGACGGCAATGCGGTGACCGTGCTGACCGCCGAGGTGCCGGATGCGACGGGTTACGGCCGGATCGTGCGGGACGTGGTGTCCGGTGCGGTGACGGAGATCGTGGAGCACAAGGACGCCACGGAGGAGCAGCGGGCGATCCGGGAGATCAATTCCGGGGTGTTCGCGTTCGACGGGGTGCTGCTGGCGGATGCGCTGGGGAAGGTGCGGACGGACAACAGTCAGGGTGAGGAGTACCTGACGGACGTGTTGTCGATCCTGCGGGAGGCCGGGCACCGGGTGGGTGCGTCGGTGGCGGTGGATCACCGGGAGATTCTGGGGATCAACAACCGGGTGCAGCTGGCGGAGGCGCGTGCGCTGTTGAATGCACGGTTGCTGGAGCGGGCGATGCTGGCGGGTGTGACGGTGGTGGATCCGGCGTCGACGTTCGTGGATGTGACGGTGACGTTCGAGCCGGACGCGACGGTGTTGCCGAACACGCTGCTGCTGGGTTCGACGCATGTGGCCGAGGACGCGGTGGTGGGTCCGAACTCGCGGTTGAAGGACACGCGGGTCGGGCGGGGTGCCCGGGTGGACAACACGGTGGCGGATGGGGCCGTGGTGGGTGAGGGCGCCTCTGTGGGGCCGTATGCGTATCTGCGTCCGGGGACGGATCTCGGTGCCCGTTCAAAGGCCGGTACGTATGTGGAGATGAAGAACGCGGTGATCGGTGAGGGGACGAAGGTCCCTCATCTGTCGTACGTGGGTGATGCGACGATCGGTGAGTTCACGAACATCGGTGCGGCGAGCGTCTTCGTGAATTACGACGGTGAGGCGAAGCACCACACGACGATCGGCTCGCACTGTCGTACCGGTTCGGACAACATGTTTGTGGCACCCATCACGATCGGGGACGGCGTCTACACCGCTGCCGGGTCCGTCATCACGAAGGACGTGCCGCCCGGTTCGCTGGCCGTGGCCCGTGGCCAGCAGCGGAATATCGAGGGTTGGGTGGCTCGGAAGAGGCCGGGGAGCGCTGCGGCGCAGGCCGCTCTGGCTGCCAGTGAGAAGTCCGCCGGCGAAAGCTGA
- a CDS encoding sensor histidine kinase: protein MTATGADRDAAGTEVARRSWWWWGRRRSVVLDVTLAVASALECGLEGVGFAREASVPVPVGVLFGLVVGSVLLVRRRWPITVVLVSIAVTPAEMGFLMGIVGLYSLAASEVPRRYTAGLAGMSTVAVYVVTVVRMRQDVAEADAGQADFDPSGWYVPVVSMFMTLGLNAPPVLFGLYIGARRRLMESLRERADSLEQELSLLADRAEERAQWARQEERTRIAREMHDVVAHRVSLMVVHAAALQAVALKDPQKAVRNAALVGDMGRQALTELREMLGVLREGTPVASASSASPASSVSSASSASSDGVAGGSSAGVPLAAVGRAAAAAAEAAAEGEGPCLDALEGLVEQSRQAGVVVELVVMGERRRYGVEVERTAYRVVQEALTNVHKHAVGAEVVVRLAHREGEVAMQVENGPSDGAVAGAGLPSGGNGLVGMRERVSRLGGVFVSGPTEAGGFRVSAVLPVDRTV from the coding sequence ATGACCGCAACGGGGGCAGACCGGGACGCGGCGGGCACGGAGGTGGCCCGCCGGAGCTGGTGGTGGTGGGGGAGACGGCGCAGTGTGGTGCTGGACGTGACGCTGGCCGTCGCGTCGGCGCTGGAGTGCGGGCTCGAGGGGGTCGGGTTCGCGCGTGAGGCGTCGGTGCCGGTGCCGGTGGGGGTGTTGTTCGGGCTGGTGGTGGGGTCGGTGCTGCTCGTGCGGCGGCGGTGGCCGATCACGGTGGTGCTCGTCTCGATCGCGGTGACGCCGGCGGAGATGGGCTTTCTGATGGGGATCGTCGGTCTCTATTCGCTGGCCGCGTCGGAGGTGCCTCGGCGGTATACGGCCGGTCTTGCGGGGATGTCGACGGTGGCCGTGTACGTGGTGACGGTGGTGCGGATGCGCCAGGACGTCGCGGAGGCGGACGCGGGGCAGGCGGATTTCGATCCGAGTGGCTGGTACGTGCCGGTCGTGTCGATGTTCATGACGTTGGGGCTGAACGCTCCGCCGGTGTTGTTCGGGCTGTACATAGGGGCGCGGCGTCGGCTGATGGAGTCGTTGCGGGAGCGGGCGGACAGTCTGGAGCAGGAGCTGTCGCTGCTCGCGGACCGGGCGGAGGAGCGGGCGCAGTGGGCGCGTCAGGAGGAGCGGACGCGGATCGCGCGGGAGATGCACGACGTGGTGGCGCATCGGGTGTCGTTGATGGTGGTGCACGCGGCGGCGTTGCAGGCGGTGGCGTTGAAGGATCCGCAGAAGGCGGTGCGGAACGCGGCGCTGGTGGGGGACATGGGCCGGCAGGCGTTGACGGAGTTGCGGGAGATGCTGGGGGTGTTGCGGGAGGGGACTCCGGTTGCGTCCGCCTCGTCCGCCTCACCTGCCTCGTCCGTTTCGTCCGCGTCGTCCGCGTCGTCCGACGGGGTCGCTGGGGGTTCGTCGGCCGGGGTGCCGTTGGCTGCGGTGGGGCGCGCGGCGGCGGCTGCCGCGGAGGCGGCTGCGGAGGGTGAGGGGCCGTGTCTGGACGCGCTGGAGGGGTTGGTCGAGCAGTCGCGGCAGGCGGGTGTGGTGGTGGAGCTGGTGGTGATGGGGGAGCGGCGGCGGTACGGGGTCGAGGTGGAGCGGACGGCGTACCGGGTGGTTCAGGAGGCGTTGACGAACGTCCACAAGCATGCGGTGGGTGCCGAGGTCGTCGTGCGGTTGGCGCATCGGGAGGGGGAGGTCGCGATGCAGGTGGAGAACGGTCCGTCGGACGGTGCGGTGGCGGGTGCGGGGCTGCCGAGTGGGGGGAACGGCCTGGTGGGGATGCGGGAGCGGGTGTCCCGGCTGGGTGGGGTGTTCGTGTCGGGTCCGACGGAGGCGGGTGGTTTCCGGGTGAGTGCGGTGCTGCCGGTGGACCGGACGGTGTGA
- a CDS encoding SUKH-3 domain-containing protein — translation MPDLNSTRFPVNVDAALREAGWQPGRWDIKLAEQWADTLRGHVSPAGHRHTVFPAVVEAWAEFGGLHITAPGHGRQIAPATVRIDPLAGLHLARTLGDLGRALHTELAPLGEETDRDEQRAVLAMDIEGRVYSVDHTGDWYLGRDIDTALSTLVTGTQPTRLVQAP, via the coding sequence ATGCCCGACCTCAACAGCACCCGCTTCCCCGTCAACGTCGACGCCGCCCTCCGCGAAGCCGGCTGGCAACCCGGCCGCTGGGACATCAAACTCGCCGAACAATGGGCCGACACCCTCCGCGGCCACGTCTCCCCCGCCGGGCACCGCCACACCGTCTTCCCCGCCGTCGTCGAAGCCTGGGCCGAATTCGGCGGCCTCCACATCACCGCCCCCGGCCACGGCCGCCAGATAGCACCCGCGACCGTACGCATCGACCCCCTCGCCGGACTCCACCTCGCCCGCACCCTCGGCGACCTCGGCCGCGCCCTCCACACCGAGCTCGCCCCCCTCGGCGAAGAAACCGACCGCGACGAACAGCGCGCCGTCCTCGCCATGGACATCGAAGGACGCGTCTACAGCGTCGACCACACCGGCGACTGGTACCTCGGCCGGGACATCGACACCGCCCTGAGCACCCTCGTCACCGGCACCCAGCCCACCCGCCTCGTCCAAGCCCCCTAG
- a CDS encoding YwqJ-related putative deaminase codes for MQTSTTPAPPPTQGDPRLNWGSDTDTHRAPLLRHRRDGILPTVGAALSVRGETLTCTAARGDQPPALHPLVQDFLDTLTSGQRERFTGRCPEAILLSRHLTAAENTRSKRAQRKPLTHSEARRSLKHAKLTARRIREDGDPLHGTYAPPCRSCTAMLAHFGVRTVDPTTAQNG; via the coding sequence ATGCAGACAAGCACCACACCGGCACCACCGCCCACGCAGGGTGACCCACGCCTCAACTGGGGCAGCGACACCGACACCCACCGCGCCCCCTTACTGCGCCACCGCCGAGACGGAATCCTGCCCACCGTCGGCGCGGCCCTCTCCGTCCGCGGCGAAACACTCACCTGCACCGCCGCCCGCGGCGACCAGCCGCCCGCCCTGCACCCCCTCGTCCAGGACTTCCTCGACACCCTCACCAGCGGCCAGCGCGAACGCTTCACCGGACGCTGCCCCGAAGCGATCCTGCTCTCCCGGCACCTCACCGCCGCCGAGAACACCCGCTCCAAACGAGCCCAGCGCAAACCACTCACCCACAGCGAGGCACGCCGCTCCCTCAAGCACGCCAAACTCACCGCCCGCCGCATCCGCGAGGACGGCGACCCGCTCCACGGCACCTACGCCCCGCCCTGCCGCTCCTGTACGGCCATGCTCGCCCACTTCGGAGTCCGCACCGTCGACCCCACGACCGCCCAGAACGGCTGA
- a CDS encoding SMI1/KNR4 family protein — MTTGRLGQDTVPPNAAYAGQVVHFPDPVRASRHPRGVRVDERGYPDFSPYARAAAEIADPPEGFGVDELRLTDYVSANAALAATGHELWDTIPAVATPHGWTWHHVAHSRRLELVPVEVKALLRHHGGVATAGSVDQSKRGTRPLQETRPVHFRLPKRGVAVSEQQVQGVEEDLGYRLPGAYRAFLKAAGGCAPVGTALDAELGLLVDQPFFTVREEAGVNDLVYVNKCLRDHLTKDFLGVAFVQGGLLAVKVKGEAVGSVWFCAYDDARDGGEVAAGWTVNERVERLLLPCGVDFDAFLQRLAGSPPELETVANLMVDGGFARAVPVVPVGE, encoded by the coding sequence ATGACGACAGGTCGGCTCGGCCAGGACACCGTGCCGCCGAACGCGGCGTACGCCGGGCAGGTCGTGCACTTCCCGGATCCGGTCCGGGCTTCCCGTCATCCGCGAGGGGTGCGGGTGGACGAGCGCGGCTACCCGGATTTCTCTCCGTACGCGCGGGCGGCGGCGGAGATCGCCGATCCTCCGGAGGGGTTCGGGGTCGATGAACTGCGCCTGACGGATTACGTGTCGGCGAACGCGGCGTTGGCGGCGACGGGTCACGAGTTGTGGGACACGATTCCGGCGGTGGCGACGCCGCACGGCTGGACGTGGCATCACGTGGCGCATTCGCGGCGTCTGGAGCTGGTTCCGGTCGAGGTGAAGGCGTTGCTGCGGCATCACGGCGGGGTGGCGACGGCGGGTTCGGTGGACCAGTCGAAGCGGGGTACGCGGCCGCTGCAGGAGACCCGGCCGGTGCATTTCCGGTTGCCGAAGCGCGGTGTGGCGGTGTCGGAGCAGCAGGTGCAGGGGGTCGAGGAGGATCTGGGCTACCGGCTGCCGGGGGCGTATCGCGCGTTCCTGAAGGCGGCGGGTGGTTGTGCGCCGGTGGGTACGGCGTTGGACGCGGAGCTGGGGCTGCTGGTGGACCAGCCGTTCTTCACGGTGCGTGAGGAGGCGGGGGTCAATGACCTGGTGTACGTCAACAAGTGTCTTCGTGATCATCTGACGAAGGACTTCCTGGGTGTGGCCTTCGTGCAGGGCGGTCTGCTCGCGGTGAAGGTGAAGGGCGAGGCGGTCGGCTCGGTGTGGTTCTGCGCGTATGACGACGCGCGGGACGGTGGCGAGGTGGCGGCCGGCTGGACGGTGAACGAGCGGGTGGAGCGTCTGCTGCTGCCCTGTGGTGTGGATTTCGACGCGTTCTTGCAGCGGTTGGCGGGCAGTCCGCCGGAGCTGGAGACGGTGGCGAATCTGATGGTGGACGGTGGCTTCGCGCGTGCCGTGCCCGTGGTCCCGGTGGGGGAGTGA